DNA from Fortiea contorta PCC 7126:
TTATGTTCGCCTTTTTCTCGTTGTGGGGGACGCTGTTTTAATCCCCGAATTGGGTTGGATTTTATATACCCTTGCTCGACGGCAAAGTTAAATAGGCTTTGCAGTATTGCTTGATGCTTGTGGTGGGTTGTGTATTTTAAATGTGAGAGTGTATCTAGATACTCAACTAATGTTTGCTTACTGATAATTTCGATTGACCAACTTCCGTACTCTGCTAGTAAGCTCAAGAGAGTTATTTCGTAGGTTTTGATGGTACTGGGTGCTAGCCCAGTCCGTTCTAAAAATTTGACGGCAACGGTGGCTAATGTGACAGCTTGCTTCACTGGAAAAAGTGTGTTTTTAGCAAGGTAATTTATTCATAAATTATATATCTCTAGATAAGAGCATTGACAGCATTTTATGGATACTTTTAAGACACCAAAACATGGAGAATCCCTAGCTGACTATGTTTTGCGGATCAGGAAGGGACTCAATTTAACTCAGTTTGAGTTAGCCGATGCTGCTGGTATTCATTCTCGGTCTGTGGGGAAGATTGAACGGGGACTGACGATGAGACTCAGCCATAAAACTCTCAGTGGGCTGGCGCTAGCTTTGTCCGTGCCGGTTGAGTATTTGCAGGCTGTTGTTAGGGGGGAAGAGGTTGTAGCAATGCCAGTGATTAAGTTTTGCCCCCAATGTTGGAATCCTGGGGGTGCTGCTGATCCGATGTGGGGAAATGTTAGGGCTAAGTTTTGTTATCTGTGCGGTACACAGTTGCAGGCTAGTTGTCGGAATTGTGGTGAGATGGTGGTGTCGTTGAGGTATAAATTTTGTCCACTATGTGGAAAGCCTTATAAGGATGGAAGCGAAAATCGCTAAAGCCTATATACAACAAGGCTTTCCAGACCATCTTGCAGGTTTTTACACGTATCTCGGCTCAATACCTATTCCCTTTTATTTACTTGTATCGTTTAGATTCATACCTTGATTGTGGAGCCTTAAACACCCACTTTAGTTAATTCAACTTCCCGACGCCTAGGTACATCATAAATCATGAAATCATGAGCCATATCCGTCTTCG
Protein-coding regions in this window:
- a CDS encoding phage integrase SAM-like domain-containing protein, whose translation is MKQAVTLATVAVKFLERTGLAPSTIKTYEITLLSLLAEYGSWSIEIISKQTLVEYLDTLSHLKYTTHHKHQAILQSLFNFAVEQGYIKSNPIRGLKQRPPQREKGEH
- a CDS encoding helix-turn-helix domain-containing protein; amino-acid sequence: MDTFKTPKHGESLADYVLRIRKGLNLTQFELADAAGIHSRSVGKIERGLTMRLSHKTLSGLALALSVPVEYLQAVVRGEEVVAMPVIKFCPQCWNPGGAADPMWGNVRAKFCYLCGTQLQASCRNCGEMVVSLRYKFCPLCGKPYKDGSENR